One Actinospica robiniae DSM 44927 genomic region harbors:
- a CDS encoding DUF1697 domain-containing protein codes for MATRYAALLSAVNVGKRKVPMAQLRELLAGLGYSDVQTYLASGNAVFTARDGEDEGAASARIEAALEEEFGFSVPCLVRDGDYLAAVIKACPFPADDVAGKHLHATFYSAEIGDERYADIDRAAFEPEEFRIGDRVMYLHLPGGIGRSALATALSRPASRLKGITATGRNWNTVKALAGMTAHE; via the coding sequence ATGGCGACGCGTTACGCGGCACTGCTCTCGGCGGTCAACGTGGGCAAGCGCAAAGTCCCGATGGCACAGCTGCGCGAACTGCTGGCCGGGCTGGGCTACTCGGACGTCCAGACATACCTGGCCAGCGGAAACGCCGTCTTCACCGCTCGCGACGGCGAGGACGAGGGCGCGGCGTCCGCACGCATCGAGGCGGCGCTCGAGGAGGAGTTCGGCTTCTCCGTCCCCTGTCTCGTCCGCGACGGCGATTACCTCGCCGCCGTGATCAAGGCCTGCCCGTTCCCCGCCGACGACGTGGCCGGCAAGCATCTGCACGCCACCTTCTACTCCGCCGAGATCGGCGACGAGCGGTACGCGGACATCGACCGCGCAGCGTTCGAGCCCGAGGAGTTCCGCATCGGCGACCGCGTGATGTACCTGCACCTCCCCGGCGGCATCGGCCGCTCGGCGCTGGCCACCGCCTTGTCCCGGCCGGCGAGCCGCCTCAAGGGAATCACCGCGACCGGCCGCAACTGGAACACCGTCAAGGCCCTGGCAGGGATGACGGCGCACGAGTAA
- a CDS encoding serine/threonine-protein kinase: protein MTAPFDGFSRLEPGAPTEIGRYRLYARLGAGGMGQVFLSFLPGGRPVALKVVRPEFSADPEFRRRFAQEAQAAQQVNGIHIAQLLDAGPDAATPWLATAYIPGPSLLEAVRLHGPLPVACVRRLIAGIAQALDAIHAAGLIHRDLKPANVILAADGPRVIDFGIARAADATTASLTGKRVGSPQYMAPEQIRGLPATPALDVFALGALAFFAATGRAAFGEGEDLAVIFRIVQEQPDLTGTPPELLELVTACLAKDPAARPDTRAIRQACETPPPDAAAGWLPPALAQTVAARTDAIAAIAARPPPTVPSVTAQQTMPQSTVPQPTVPPTVATQYGGFAGGPVPPPAARALSSRLRVGAITLAFGVLIGAVVALALFRSPPGSNGAGSHPPSPSASATTGQVTPADNSSPQVSSSADQEVGQGSALGSGSPAPDKSDDTVQWQGSTTFGKNGLSFDDIPPDNNPISNDLFYVGSTNSSSGYDFSASWGMALWTGTGVPSRAQCANLLSGASVNGGVAADGGLICVKTLNNRLAVVKIQSVDTGDGIATVYARVWALQTSQ from the coding sequence ATGACCGCGCCGTTCGACGGCTTCTCCCGACTCGAGCCGGGCGCACCGACCGAGATCGGCCGCTACCGCCTCTACGCGCGGCTCGGCGCGGGCGGGATGGGCCAGGTCTTCCTCTCCTTCCTGCCCGGCGGACGGCCCGTGGCGCTCAAGGTGGTGCGCCCGGAGTTCTCCGCGGACCCGGAGTTCCGCCGCCGCTTCGCCCAGGAGGCGCAGGCCGCGCAGCAGGTCAACGGGATCCACATCGCCCAGCTGCTCGACGCCGGGCCGGACGCGGCCACGCCGTGGCTGGCGACGGCGTACATCCCGGGCCCGTCGCTGCTCGAGGCGGTGCGGCTGCACGGGCCGCTGCCGGTGGCCTGCGTGCGCCGGCTGATAGCCGGGATCGCGCAGGCGCTCGACGCGATCCACGCGGCCGGCCTGATCCACCGCGATCTGAAGCCGGCCAACGTCATCCTCGCCGCGGACGGGCCGCGGGTGATCGACTTCGGCATCGCCCGCGCCGCGGACGCGACCACAGCGTCGCTGACCGGCAAGCGAGTCGGGTCGCCGCAGTACATGGCGCCGGAGCAGATCCGCGGGCTGCCGGCGACGCCCGCGCTCGACGTCTTCGCGCTCGGGGCGCTCGCCTTCTTCGCCGCGACCGGGCGGGCCGCGTTCGGCGAGGGCGAGGATCTGGCGGTGATCTTCCGGATCGTGCAGGAACAGCCGGATCTGACGGGCACTCCGCCGGAGCTGCTCGAGCTGGTGACCGCCTGCCTGGCCAAGGATCCGGCCGCGCGGCCGGACACCCGGGCGATCCGCCAGGCCTGCGAGACGCCGCCGCCGGACGCGGCGGCCGGCTGGCTGCCGCCGGCGCTCGCGCAAACCGTCGCGGCGCGCACCGACGCGATCGCCGCGATCGCGGCACGGCCGCCGCCCACCGTCCCGTCGGTGACCGCTCAGCAGACCATGCCGCAGTCGACCGTCCCGCAACCGACTGTGCCGCCTACCGTGGCGACGCAGTACGGCGGGTTCGCGGGCGGGCCGGTCCCGCCTCCTGCAGCCCGAGCGCTCAGCTCGCGGCTCCGGGTGGGCGCGATCACGCTCGCGTTCGGTGTGCTGATCGGCGCGGTCGTCGCACTGGCGTTGTTCCGTTCCCCGCCCGGTTCCAACGGCGCCGGCTCGCACCCGCCGTCGCCGTCCGCGTCGGCCACGACCGGTCAGGTCACGCCCGCGGACAACTCGTCGCCGCAGGTGTCGAGCTCGGCGGACCAGGAGGTGGGCCAGGGCAGCGCGCTGGGCAGCGGATCTCCGGCCCCGGACAAGAGCGACGACACCGTCCAGTGGCAGGGTTCGACCACGTTCGGCAAGAACGGGCTGAGCTTCGACGACATCCCGCCGGACAACAACCCGATTTCCAACGACCTGTTCTATGTGGGCAGCACCAACTCGTCCTCCGGCTACGACTTCTCCGCCTCGTGGGGCATGGCGCTGTGGACCGGCACCGGCGTGCCCAGCCGCGCCCAGTGCGCCAACCTGCTCAGCGGCGCGAGCGTGAACGGAGGCGTCGCCGCGGACGGCGGACTGATCTGCGTCAAGACCCTGAACAACCGGCTCGCCGTGGTGAAGATCCAGAGCGTGGACACCGGCGACGGCATCGCCACCGTGTACGCACGGGTCTGGGCGCTGCAGACGAGCCAGTGA
- a CDS encoding serine/threonine-protein kinase, giving the protein MSVSVGQALGDRYRLVERIGRGGHGEVYRARDESLDRSVAVKVLSRSKHADPRTTGEFHARFDREARVMASLRHPNIVTVHDRGVHGEATYVVMELLAGPDLGTLQRSEVVLPIERVTAYGAQTAAAIEYLHRRAEPVVHRDLKPSNLVLDGEAVKVCDFGIAAVLEPDLTKITRSGEMVGTPVYAAPEQCRGEDATAAWDVFSFGTVLYAMLAGGSPFAGQGGWELATYRVQYEQPAPIAEVRRDVPEPLAELIEAMMAKTADDRPTVSEVRRRLAGLLASESRAATVTRSAPPEPTPPTLARAQLRAAEQLLNLGRYAEADEGFAAVGRSLDAAGYGRDSARFAAEFGRVRAGYARGEGVSCALRLVRLLEHAEQALGPGDELVRALRRFQQARS; this is encoded by the coding sequence ATGAGTGTGAGCGTCGGCCAGGCGCTGGGGGACCGCTACCGGCTGGTCGAGCGGATCGGGCGCGGCGGCCACGGCGAGGTCTACCGGGCCCGGGACGAGAGCCTGGACCGATCGGTAGCCGTCAAGGTGCTGAGCCGTTCGAAGCACGCCGACCCGCGCACGACCGGCGAGTTCCACGCCCGGTTCGACCGGGAGGCCAGGGTGATGGCCTCGCTGCGTCACCCCAACATCGTCACCGTGCACGACCGCGGCGTGCATGGCGAGGCGACCTACGTCGTGATGGAGCTGCTCGCCGGGCCCGACCTGGGCACGCTGCAGCGTTCTGAGGTTGTTCTGCCCATCGAGCGCGTGACGGCCTACGGCGCGCAGACCGCGGCAGCGATCGAATACCTCCATCGCCGCGCCGAGCCGGTGGTGCACCGGGACCTCAAACCGTCCAATCTCGTCCTGGACGGCGAGGCGGTGAAGGTCTGCGACTTCGGTATCGCCGCAGTGCTCGAACCCGACCTGACGAAGATCACCCGCTCCGGCGAGATGGTCGGCACGCCCGTCTACGCGGCGCCGGAGCAGTGCCGCGGTGAGGACGCGACTGCGGCCTGGGACGTGTTCTCCTTCGGCACGGTGCTCTACGCGATGCTGGCCGGCGGCTCCCCGTTCGCCGGGCAGGGCGGCTGGGAGCTGGCCACCTACCGGGTGCAGTACGAGCAGCCCGCGCCGATCGCCGAGGTGCGCCGCGACGTGCCCGAGCCGCTGGCCGAGCTGATCGAGGCGATGATGGCCAAGACCGCGGACGACCGCCCGACGGTCTCCGAGGTGCGCCGGCGCCTGGCCGGCCTACTGGCGAGCGAGAGCCGGGCCGCCACCGTCACCCGGTCCGCGCCGCCCGAACCCACGCCGCCGACGCTGGCCCGGGCGCAGCTGCGGGCGGCCGAGCAGTTGCTCAACCTCGGCCGGTACGCCGAGGCGGATGAGGGCTTCGCCGCCGTCGGCCGCAGTCTCGACGCCGCCGGCTACGGCCGGGACTCGGCCCGGTTCGCGGCCGAGTTCGGCCGGGTCCGGGCCGGGTACGCGCGCGGCGAGGGAGTCAGCTGCGCGCTGCGCCTGGTGCGGCTGCTCGAGCATGCCGAGCAGGCGCTCGGCCCGGGCGACGAGCTGGTCCGCGCGCTGCGCCGGTTCCAGCAGGCCAGGAGCTGA
- a CDS encoding MSCRAMM family protein gives MVKKASAPRDAATRGRLIKPIRHTLALALVPTALFLTVAPATASADSLPGGSGACLGADCQAATPAGDNGSDTGTDASDTGTASDVPAAGNAAGAQDDASTPADGTQADQAAPTDDRQSGVNQDSTSPSGTDQSDMGQSSSDQSGMGQSDAAAPGDDAQGTDTTSDGTQTDSTQADNTQSDSTQADNTQTDSTQADNTQSDSTQAGSPGRNDENWGNGGSGNGGWGNGGGWGDDSTGSTSVHKVDAYTQRSLAGATFQLWRESNGIPGLQSTGGNRDSKVGAPCVTPNSGVCSADHLKLGTYYWQEIAAPPGYDLPSRVTIPVVIDCDHLKVDVTAKDYKTVTPTGSTSDEKVDGRTGKPLAGAVFQLWHETNGVPGLQTMGGNPDSKVGAPCVTPNSGVCSADHLQFGTYYWQEISAPPGYDLPDHATLTVVIDCDHTNVDVIAKDYRMIKQTGSTSVKKVDARSGKPLAGATFQLWRETNGIPGLQSTGGYPDSKVGGPCVTPYSGVCSADHLQFGTYYWQEIAAPLGYDLPGQPVTKVVLSYDHSYANVVMKDYRVKRQPGFTSVEKVDGRTGKPLAGATFQLWRETNGIPGLQTTGAYPDSKVGGPCVTPASGICSAKDLPLGTYYWQETAAPRGYWPRQSVTTVTLDREHPCATVKVKDWRGHGHHHGHLPSTGFEGSMWALAGLALLGAGGLATVAARRRRPSRR, from the coding sequence ATGGTGAAGAAAGCTTCCGCGCCTCGGGACGCTGCGACCCGGGGACGCCTGATCAAGCCGATCAGGCACACCCTGGCCCTGGCGCTGGTGCCGACGGCGCTGTTCTTGACGGTGGCGCCGGCCACCGCCTCGGCGGACTCGCTTCCGGGCGGTTCCGGAGCCTGTCTCGGGGCGGACTGCCAGGCCGCGACGCCGGCCGGCGACAACGGGTCTGACACCGGGACGGACGCGTCCGACACCGGCACGGCCTCCGACGTCCCAGCGGCCGGGAACGCCGCTGGGGCCCAGGACGACGCGTCGACGCCGGCCGACGGGACCCAGGCCGACCAGGCCGCCCCGACCGACGACCGCCAGAGCGGCGTCAACCAGGACAGCACGAGCCCGAGCGGCACCGACCAGAGCGACATGGGTCAGAGCAGCTCGGATCAGAGCGGCATGGGTCAGAGCGACGCGGCCGCGCCGGGCGATGACGCTCAGGGCACCGACACCACGTCCGACGGCACTCAGACCGACAGCACTCAGGCCGACAACACCCAGTCGGACAGCACTCAGGCTGACAACACCCAGACCGACAGCACTCAGGCCGACAACACCCAGTCGGACAGTACCCAGGCCGGCTCGCCGGGTCGGAACGACGAGAACTGGGGCAACGGCGGCTCCGGCAACGGAGGCTGGGGCAACGGTGGCGGCTGGGGCGACGACTCCACCGGGTCGACGAGCGTGCACAAGGTGGACGCGTACACGCAGCGGTCCCTGGCCGGCGCGACCTTCCAGCTCTGGCGCGAGTCCAACGGCATCCCGGGCCTGCAGAGCACGGGCGGCAACCGGGACTCGAAGGTCGGCGCACCCTGCGTCACCCCGAACTCCGGCGTCTGCTCGGCCGACCACCTCAAGCTCGGCACCTACTACTGGCAGGAGATCGCGGCGCCCCCCGGCTACGACCTGCCCAGCCGGGTCACCATCCCGGTCGTCATCGACTGCGACCACCTGAAGGTGGACGTGACGGCCAAGGACTACAAGACCGTGACGCCGACCGGATCCACCTCCGACGAGAAGGTGGACGGGCGTACCGGCAAGCCGCTGGCCGGTGCCGTCTTCCAGCTCTGGCACGAGACCAACGGCGTTCCGGGTCTGCAGACCATGGGCGGCAACCCGGACTCGAAGGTCGGCGCACCCTGCGTCACCCCGAACTCCGGTGTCTGCTCGGCGGACCACCTGCAGTTCGGCACCTACTACTGGCAGGAGATCAGCGCGCCCCCCGGCTACGATCTGCCCGACCACGCCACGTTGACGGTCGTCATCGACTGCGACCACACCAACGTGGACGTGATCGCCAAGGACTACCGGATGATCAAGCAGACCGGGTCCACCTCGGTCAAGAAGGTGGACGCCCGCAGCGGCAAGCCGCTCGCCGGCGCGACCTTCCAGCTCTGGCGGGAGACCAACGGCATCCCGGGCCTGCAGAGCACGGGCGGCTACCCGGACTCCAAGGTCGGCGGGCCCTGCGTCACCCCGTACTCCGGCGTCTGCTCGGCGGACCACCTGCAGTTCGGCACCTACTACTGGCAGGAGATCGCGGCACCTCTCGGCTACGACCTGCCCGGCCAGCCGGTGACGAAGGTCGTCCTGTCATACGACCACTCCTACGCGAACGTCGTGATGAAGGACTACCGGGTCAAGCGGCAGCCTGGGTTCACCTCCGTCGAGAAGGTGGACGGGCGTACCGGCAAGCCGCTGGCGGGTGCGACCTTCCAGCTGTGGCGGGAGACCAACGGCATCCCCGGTCTGCAGACCACGGGCGCTTACCCGGACTCCAAGGTCGGCGGGCCCTGCGTCACCCCGGCCTCCGGCATCTGCTCGGCCAAGGACCTTCCGCTCGGCACCTACTACTGGCAGGAGACCGCAGCCCCGCGCGGCTACTGGCCCCGCCAGTCGGTGACGACGGTCACGCTGGACCGGGAGCACCCCTGCGCCACGGTCAAGGTCAAGGACTGGCGGGGGCACGGACACCACCACGGCCACCTGCCCTCGACCGGTTTCGAGGGCAGCATGTGGGCACTGGCGGGGCTCGCGCTCCTCGGCGCCGGTGGACTCGCCACGGTGGCGGCACGGCGGCGTCGGCCCAGCCGTCGCTGA
- a CDS encoding metal ABC transporter solute-binding protein, Zn/Mn family, which yields MPSTSARPAHRLSLFGRALCATLALSAAALLTSACSYPSGSGSGSDAAGSAANSKIVVVGAENEYADVLGQIGGRYVAVSAVMSNPNTDPHTYEASPQVAAEVSRARLVVQNGLGYDDFMHQIEQSSGHGSQQVIDVQQLLALPDSTANPHLWYQPTTMPAVASAVAADLASIDPAHKAYYAANLATFKTSFSAYTSAITELKTRYGGAAVATTEPVADYLLDAAGVSNLTPWAFQAAVMNGTDPSPQDVAAQQALFTEHKIKAFVYNQQVTDSLTTSLLTLAKDNGIPIVGVYETMPTPGYDYQKWMLAEVAALSGAIGSGQSAPTL from the coding sequence ATGCCCTCGACGTCCGCCCGACCCGCCCACCGCCTCAGCCTCTTCGGCCGGGCACTCTGCGCGACGCTCGCGCTCTCCGCCGCCGCCCTGCTCACCAGCGCCTGCTCGTATCCGTCCGGCTCCGGTTCCGGCTCCGACGCCGCCGGGAGCGCCGCGAACAGCAAGATCGTGGTCGTGGGCGCGGAGAACGAGTACGCCGACGTGCTCGGCCAGATCGGCGGCCGGTACGTCGCCGTGTCGGCCGTCATGAGCAACCCGAACACGGATCCGCACACCTACGAGGCCAGTCCGCAGGTCGCGGCGGAGGTCAGCCGGGCCAGGCTCGTGGTTCAGAACGGCTTGGGCTACGACGACTTCATGCACCAGATCGAGCAGTCCTCGGGCCACGGGAGCCAGCAGGTGATCGACGTGCAGCAACTGCTCGCGCTGCCGGACTCCACCGCCAACCCGCACCTTTGGTATCAGCCCACGACGATGCCGGCCGTCGCCTCCGCCGTCGCGGCGGACCTGGCGTCGATCGATCCGGCGCACAAGGCCTACTACGCCGCGAACCTCGCCACGTTCAAAACCTCGTTCAGCGCCTACACCAGCGCCATCACCGAGCTGAAGACCCGCTACGGCGGTGCGGCGGTGGCCACCACCGAGCCGGTGGCCGACTATCTGCTGGACGCCGCCGGAGTCAGCAATCTGACTCCGTGGGCGTTCCAGGCCGCCGTGATGAACGGCACCGACCCCTCGCCGCAGGACGTCGCCGCGCAACAGGCTCTGTTCACCGAGCACAAGATCAAGGCGTTCGTCTACAACCAGCAGGTCACCGACAGTCTGACGACGTCGCTGCTCACCCTGGCCAAGGACAACGGCATCCCGATCGTCGGGGTCTACGAGACCATGCCGACCCCCGGCTACGACTACCAGAAGTGGATGCTCGCCGAGGTGGCCGCGCTCAGTGGGGCGATCGGCTCCGGCCAATCCGCGCCCACCCTGTGA
- a CDS encoding metal ABC transporter ATP-binding protein: protein MTDPPEILTLQDVSIRLGGRQILDRVAFGLAPGEFTGLIGSNGAGKTTILRIVMGLRRPDEGSVLIDGRPPARHGRAIGYVPQKVQIEPDAPLRARDLVALGLDGHRLGPRLPSRRRYEQVGQMLEAVGAAGFADERVGTLSGGEQQRVLIAHALIGGPKLLLMDEPLANLDLRSGQEIVELTARVAREQRVAVLLTAHDMNPLLPVMDRVIYVAGGRAAAGGIDEVVRSDVLTELYRHPVRVLRVDGRILVVAGSTGSPALGPMRVSAR, encoded by the coding sequence ATGACTGACCCGCCCGAGATCCTGACCCTGCAGGACGTGAGCATCCGGCTCGGCGGCCGGCAGATCCTCGACCGCGTCGCCTTCGGGCTCGCGCCCGGCGAGTTCACCGGCCTGATCGGCTCGAACGGCGCGGGCAAGACCACGATCCTGCGGATCGTCATGGGGCTGCGCCGCCCCGACGAGGGCAGCGTGCTGATCGACGGCCGTCCGCCGGCCCGGCACGGGCGCGCGATCGGCTACGTGCCGCAGAAGGTGCAGATCGAGCCGGACGCGCCACTGCGCGCACGCGACCTGGTCGCGCTCGGCCTCGACGGGCACCGGCTCGGGCCCCGGCTCCCCTCGCGCCGGCGCTACGAGCAGGTCGGGCAGATGCTGGAAGCCGTCGGGGCGGCCGGCTTCGCCGACGAGCGGGTCGGCACGCTGTCCGGCGGGGAGCAGCAGCGGGTGCTGATCGCGCACGCCCTGATCGGCGGACCGAAGCTGCTGCTGATGGACGAGCCGCTGGCCAACCTGGACCTGCGCTCGGGCCAGGAGATCGTCGAGCTCACCGCCCGAGTGGCCCGGGAGCAGCGGGTCGCGGTGCTGCTGACCGCGCATGACATGAACCCGCTGCTTCCGGTCATGGACCGGGTGATCTACGTGGCCGGCGGCCGGGCCGCGGCCGGCGGTATCGACGAGGTCGTGCGCAGCGACGTGCTCACCGAGCTCTACCGCCACCCCGTCAGGGTTCTGCGGGTCGACGGCCGGATCCTGGTCGTCGCCGGCTCCACGGGCAGTCCGGCGCTGGGCCCGATGCGGGTGAGCGCCCGATGA
- a CDS encoding metal ABC transporter permease → MSSLLSAIFEPGFFGSGPVRDALVTGAVVALVSGAVGVFTVLRSQSFAGHALSDLGTLGGSGAYLTGTSPLLGIAGVGMVVAGLMDLFGAERKRSRDVSTGIVLGGVLGLSALFLYLDATRTSTTGAAVTILFGSLFTVTGDTLPATVVLGVLGLATLGLLYRPLLLSSVDNDLAAARGVHVRLLGLTFLATMGIAVSLSALTVGTILSPALLIGPAATALRLTRRPATAMALAAALGLVATWLGVLLAYDSYHWPPAGSDGWPVSFFIMALIFLGYLASGPTARLRERRSVGTGTVSAATVAEA, encoded by the coding sequence ATGAGCTCCCTGCTGTCCGCCATATTCGAGCCCGGGTTCTTCGGCAGCGGGCCGGTCCGCGACGCGTTGGTCACCGGCGCGGTGGTGGCGCTGGTCTCCGGCGCGGTCGGCGTGTTCACGGTGCTGCGCAGCCAGTCCTTCGCCGGCCACGCGCTGAGCGACCTCGGCACGCTCGGCGGATCCGGCGCCTATCTCACCGGGACCAGCCCGTTGCTCGGCATCGCCGGGGTGGGCATGGTCGTGGCCGGGCTGATGGACCTGTTCGGCGCCGAGCGCAAGCGATCCCGCGACGTGTCCACCGGCATCGTGCTCGGCGGCGTACTCGGCTTGTCAGCCCTCTTCCTCTATCTCGACGCGACCCGGACCTCGACCACCGGCGCGGCCGTCACGATCCTTTTCGGCTCGCTGTTCACGGTCACCGGCGACACTCTGCCCGCCACGGTCGTCCTCGGCGTACTCGGTCTTGCCACGCTCGGCTTGCTCTACCGGCCGTTGCTGCTCAGCTCCGTGGACAACGACCTCGCCGCAGCCCGCGGCGTGCACGTCCGCCTGCTCGGCCTGACCTTCCTGGCCACCATGGGCATCGCCGTCTCGCTCTCGGCTCTGACCGTCGGCACGATCCTCAGCCCAGCGCTGTTGATCGGCCCTGCCGCGACCGCGCTGCGCCTGACCCGGCGCCCGGCCACGGCGATGGCACTGGCGGCGGCCCTCGGCCTCGTCGCGACGTGGCTCGGCGTGCTGCTGGCGTACGACAGCTACCACTGGCCGCCGGCCGGAAGCGACGGGTGGCCGGTCAGCTTCTTCATCATGGCCCTGATCTTCCTCGGGTACCTGGCCAGCGGCCCGACCGCGCGGCTGCGCGAGCGTCGCTCGGTCGGTACGGGCACGGTCTCGGCCGCCACGGTCGCGGAGGCCTGA
- a CDS encoding metal ABC transporter permease yields MTDTWITASLVAVVAGVVGFFVVMRGAAFAAHAVPNAAFAGAAGASLLGWDTLLGLGAFSLAGALGIGLLSRRGRHDAVTALTIALMLGLGALFLSWSNEYAPAVYSLLFGEVLGISTQKVGLTTLLCVLCLASIALLYRPLLLSSALPETAAARGIRSGRMDLLFLAVVALATTASVPVVGALLMFSLMVGPPAAARILTKQPVPAMLLSVLLALVTVWAAIALSYQTNWPIGFYVGVGAAGCYLLARAVGQISIRLRTQSGRL; encoded by the coding sequence ATGACCGATACCTGGATCACCGCGAGCTTGGTCGCCGTGGTCGCGGGCGTCGTCGGGTTCTTCGTCGTGATGCGCGGTGCCGCGTTCGCCGCGCACGCCGTGCCCAACGCCGCATTCGCCGGCGCGGCCGGAGCCAGCCTGCTCGGTTGGGACACGCTGCTCGGGCTCGGCGCGTTCTCACTCGCCGGTGCGCTCGGCATCGGCCTGCTCTCCCGGCGTGGCCGCCACGATGCCGTCACCGCCCTGACCATCGCCCTGATGCTCGGGCTCGGCGCCTTGTTTCTGAGCTGGAGCAACGAATACGCCCCAGCCGTCTACTCGCTGCTGTTCGGCGAGGTGCTCGGCATCAGCACGCAGAAGGTCGGCCTCACGACCCTGCTATGCGTGCTCTGCCTCGCCTCGATCGCATTGCTCTACCGGCCGCTGCTGCTTTCCAGCGCGCTGCCGGAGACCGCAGCGGCGCGCGGCATCCGCAGCGGACGTATGGACCTGCTCTTCCTCGCTGTCGTGGCCCTGGCCACCACCGCGAGTGTTCCGGTGGTCGGCGCGCTGCTGATGTTCAGCCTCATGGTCGGGCCGCCGGCCGCTGCCAGGATCCTGACGAAGCAGCCCGTGCCCGCGATGCTGCTGAGCGTCCTGCTCGCACTGGTCACGGTCTGGGCAGCGATCGCGCTGTCGTATCAGACGAACTGGCCGATCGGCTTCTACGTCGGGGTGGGCGCTGCCGGCTGCTACCTGCTCGCTCGCGCGGTCGGTCAGATCAGCATCAGACTACGTACTCAGTCTGGTCGGCTTTGA